A region of the Gambusia affinis linkage group LG11, SWU_Gaff_1.0, whole genome shotgun sequence genome:
atttttcaaCTTATTATCTTCGTCTGATTTTAAAACTAcagtgaaaatctgaaaaacttgCCTTATAAAACGCAGAAgaaactttttctcattttatccaGGATCAGATggaaaaatgctgcttttgtgttgcataaaaaatgttttcttctcctgCAGTTCCTGGGAAACACGGAGGTGGAAGCCCCGAAAGGCACCGAAGTCGTGAAGGATGCAGTGAGGAAGCTGAAGGTAACGCCCGGCGGCGGCAGCTCAAGGTGACCTGGGAGTTTTTCAGCTCCAGGTGTCGATGCCTGGAACTGCTGGATAAGCAGCGCAAGAAAACTCTGCTGGATGGATTATTCATCAGCATAATCAGCTCCGTCGCTGAAACACTTTGATATTTCTGTGTAAAACgctaaaataaactgcagcgGGTTCAGATCGTTAACTTCAGCTCAAATTAAGTCAAACTGGGGTGAGCTCCAAAATCTAGCTGGATGAGAGCCGTTACCAACAAAAACACGTTTACTTGATTTTTAGATGTAATCTGATAAAGAATAACTCAGAAACACTAAAGATGATCTATCATGCTGCCTTGAAGCGATTATGGCctctacaaaacattttttcacaaaatcaagagtttagtctgctcagttctgcctgtcTTCAGCTGCAAGCAGATGCGTGATTATACAGCCgtacgtctttgaaaagcagaagtggcgcctcctgcacaaccaacaggaATGCATCAAATggtttcaacaataaaacactgcaaaaacaaaatcttagcaagtatttttggtctaatttttactgttaatgtTTCAGTACactcaaaaaaatacaaaagctaaGTAATGAGTAACTTCAGCGAGAAATAAAAGCTTGTCTTTAGTCAATGATTTCTTaattaataagtgaaataatctgccagtagaactagaactttattcatacattttaaggaattattgactttaatcAAGCTCCTGTATGTGGCTgagaagttacttttaagtcagttttgttttattttaagtgtaccaagatattttcaatagaaactagaccaaaatacctgttaaggttttgtgtttctgcagtgcagCAGCCATTAAATAACTAAAACCAGCTGACCGAACGCTctggaactctgcttgggttgctaggtaacggggctgggcctggccggggttgctaggtaacggggctgtTCCAGTGCAATGTGACTCGACAATCTttgagtttttgatttttgaaatgactcgttttccagacaccaaacacattaaattgttgccaaaaatcaacaattttttttattgtctgttttcagaagcagttgagacacaaaactataaaaatgtgATAACTGTGAATTTTCCCTCCTACaacacaaattaaactgtttCCACTTACCATAAAACTgcataatttgacattttgataataaatttgcttcatggaaacaacaaaggaaacaaaaacgcTAATTTGAGGTCTGGTTTTATTGGtgtcaaaattggtttatttcccaaagctgcaatggaaaaacctttttcatatcatgagtcacatgatcaacaacaggatgtcaCTACTGACAGAAACTACAAAGAAGACCAGAAGTAGTaggatgatgttttttaataacttatcacgtgaacaaacttatttattttgtttcttatttaatagaaacacagaaatcatttaaattgtGTCGTTATTAGCTGAATATTGATAAAGGTTTACTCATTTGTAATGAAACGCAGCTGTAGAAACTAATTTTACTGGTAAAACTGGTCATAAACTCTCAGATAGTCTACTGTAGTTGTTGTTCGGGATTTAAGTGAATAGTTTCCCTGAACTCCCCAgtggatgacctttgacctggccTCCTCCCAGCATACATCCCACTCCAGGCCCGGCCTTTTACCAACGCCTCCTGCCAAATCCTGAGGCCGCCGATGGGGAGGCCTGTTCTCCCAACGCCAGGACTCCATTGTTGCAACATGTCTCATGGTGGAGACCAGGTCGCCATGGTTACCATCCCAGATACAGCTCAGCTACGCCTCCTCTGAGTTCACATCCAGAAAAAACATGCCTGAATACTTTCACAATGATACACTCAAGCATGAAGTTCAGGTtaaatgaacagattttatCCTGAAAGGTTGCGACAACACAGCAACTGCTGCTGCCCATCAACCTGGGAAGGGTCATTAGGGCTACGGCAAGCCATTTTACCATAAAATCCTCTTCAACACACTGAAATTAGTTTATGATAAGACAAattagtaaattagaatatctctaattacattaaaaatatttttttaaacccaaagGGAAGttaatttatgtcagatttatCATTAATTTGTATGAAAACTTCAAGATTCATGCAGTGATTTACTGACTATCAGTCAGctgcaaacacaataaaaacacattttatttctataattatattaaaaagttTCATCTTTATCAGAGTGCTTACTAGAAAACACTGTGCAAAGTACAACAACTTTGACCTGTTTGGCTTTCCATACATCTGCTATCCTGTTTTTTTGAGATTTTGCAACGTTGGGCATCGCTAAGTTAGCTACACTAATTCTATAGCACTAACCATGAACatttagctaatgctaaactgctATGCTAATATTATTTAGCTAACGTAATGCTACACATGGAAGGTAAATACAATATTTCCAGCAGATTCAGCCCAGAGTCGGGGtgtgaagcaggtcaaaggttaaaggtcatgacCAAACAACTAGAAAAtctcatttctctttttggtGTCTGTGACAGTTTCAGAGGCACATCAAGAAGTCGGAGGGCCAGAAGATTCCCAAAGTGGAGCTTCAGATCTCCATCTACGGAGTCAAGATCCTGGACCCCAAAACCAAGGTGAGTCCAGATGGGTCCAGTTCTCTGCAGTTTGGCTGAAACTGATGGTGGAGGAGCAGAAACCTCCCATATGAAACAGCAGAGGGTTTCATACATATTCAGATTTCATCACGATGTGAAAGTGGTTTCCTTCCAGAAGAGATCCGGTTGATCCAGTCTGAATAACGGAGGATTTGTGTCGCAGGATGTGCAGCATAACTGTCAGCTGCACCGGATATCCTTCTGCGCCGACGACAAGACGGACAAACGGATATTCACCTTCATCTGCAAAGACTCGGAGTCCAACAAACACCTCTGCTACGTGTTCGACAGTGAAAAATGTGTACgtgcttttagttttttgtttccaaaccCTGGAGGCTGTGCGACGTTTCAGGTGAATCGTGTCTTTCAGGCGGAGGAGATCACCCTCACCATCGGCCAGGCCTTCGACTTGGCCTACAAGAAGTTTCTGGAGTCTGGAGGGAAAGACGTGGAGACCAGGAAGCAGATCGGCGGGCTGCAGAAGAGAGTACGGCGTTGAGACGCTgcattgatgtttttattaattaatgctGAGCTGGTGTCTATCGATTGTTTTAAACCGTCAACCTGCTCGATTCATCAGCGCAGAGCGAGTGAACTGATGAATATTAATGCCACGAGCTGCAGAGTGAGATTAGATTTCTGCTGGAAACTCGGCGAACCCTCTGGTTTGTTTACTGAGTTATTAGGACTGAAGAGGGTTTGAACACCTGGATGAACTGACCTCTGGGTACCTGGCGGTTCCTCGATTTGAGCTCCGATTCCTGAGAGAAACAATGGAACCTGATGGAAATACAGACATCAGTGAATTGATGGGGGTCAGAAAAACGTAGAGAATCACGACGCGTTTTTGTCGCCGTCACTGTCTTGAACAGAACCGACCCGTTCAGAACCGCTCAGATAAACCAAGCAGCTGCAACAAACTCAGCTCCCCGATATAACCTGGTCCACCTTGTGGGCTGGGCAGAACCGGCCAAACCTCCTAGAACTTGTTCTGGATGAAACCGATGCATGAAAGCTTCAGACGAGGTTTCATCGGATCTAAAGAGGTTTGATCAGGTTTTGTTCTCCACAGTTTGACTGAAGCTGATGGTTAAGATGCAGAAACCTCCCATATGCAACAGCAGAGACGTGGTAACTATGGCAACGGGGCACCTTTACACAAGAGAAGTTCGTGACGGTTTTGgaaacaccaaaaaaataaataaattaattaaaatttactcTAAACAAACTCttaaatcttgctgaaaactttaccagttagttttgtcttatttcaagtgtaccaagatattttcacttGAAATTAGACCAGAATtattggtaagactttgtgcttttgcagttgGTTGCCATAGTGActgatgttttttggttttaatgtcaaaacctctaaaagaagattaaaactgttttgttctcACAGATTCAGGAACTGGAAACGGAAAACACTGAGCTGAAGAAACAActgcaggagctggaggagcagctgatgaTCGCTCATGTGCCACCAGTAAGAACAAAACGTCCCAGTTCAACTCCAGTTGGTTTGAAATCAGGAAATTAATCAGAACTGCagtaaagatgtttaaaaaaacactaaaataaatcctgaaacaACCAACAGTCAGAAACGTCCTGGTTTGGAAGTCATTCCTGTCCAATAGACCGGGcagtggcgccctctgctggtggaAGTTTGTACAACAggactttgttttctttcttcatcaaaatcatcaaattaacaaacaacaaactgcTAAATAACTACGATAAAACAAGCGGTCACTACTGTTTAATATTCtaatcaaacaaatgaaatcattagatttattttgtgtgaaaacattatAGATCTAAaactcaaagaaataaaaaccttaatttGCTCATCTTTTAGtctcattaaagaaaaattgaaGAAACTTGTTTCGTCTAATCAGACAAATTAGCATccatctgaaaaacagaaatattttcacaagaCGATAGCTTAGCATAGCTACTTAGCTTAGcattctgcttatttttttagcttaattaATCGGGAATGTTATCATTACAAacagcttaaaataaataattgcctTGTTTAGTCAGGACAGTCAAATTAGCATTTAGTTTGAGATCAGCCTGCTCTAGATGATCCAGATGTTAAAGGcgttttctcttgtttttcccattttgaagaacTGGAAAAGGAAAATAGATTCAGTCAATTAAACACTGTTTGTGTAAAACTCATTCAGTTAcctgaaagttttattttttatgtgagTTGGTTCGTTTGAGAGCAGGCGAAGCGGTTTCTCAATCCGCTCTCTGCCTCGCGGTGCGGTTAGCATGGCGGTTAGCGTAGCGCTGCTCTCTGACTAACCAGTCTTCTTCTGTGGTGGCGCTGCGCCGTCTCTCCACAGCCGCCGGATGCGGCGGGCGAATCCTTCCTGCTGCACAGGCCGTCCTCTCTCTTCTGGTTTCACAGCGTGTCGTCGCTGTCCTGTCTGGAGATTTCCTCCGTCACGCTAACGCCCATGAGCTCTCCGGACTCCAGCGTCTCCGCGGGGATACTAACCCCTCCGCCTGCTAAACacgctcctcctcttcctcctcctcttcctcctaaAGCCGGCGAGGCCTGCAGCATCCCGCGGCCTCGTGTAAACTAACTTCTTCTCTGCTCTCTTCTTCCTACGGAAGAcaattagggccactgaaaaataaatctgacttgaAACTTTGAATTCTAATTCTggcaaaataaccaaaaatttGTAGATGAATGTCAGTTATGTTCGCAACTGAAAATAATCTTGTAACTATTTTCCTTGTTTCAAGATTGGAAAACCTGTAATTTACCCACACAGATCTACCAAACCTATTTGGTAGATTTGAGTTTTAAGAATAGATTTGCCAGATGATgcataaataatttaacaactctgattctaagaaaaaaaaaaacagtcagaattcggaaaaaatccaaatttttatgaaaagttaaaattgtaaaaaagaaaatgtcagaattctgagaaaagttAGGATTCTataaaaagtcaacattttgagctaaaagtcagaattccaaaatctgagagaaaagcaacatttttttatatttttttgtttattcagaaCTTTGCTAaaattgtgaggaaaaaaaatccaaattctgagattacagtcagatttttttaaattttatttatttttaatttttggccCTAATCTGCTCCCGTAGCCTTTCCTTCCTGTGTGGCGTTGTGTATCTCGGGTCGACCGGTTCAGTAACGGTTTGTGTTCTGGTCCAGGCGGGTAGCGTCTCGGTGAAGCTGCAGTCCACGGACGTTTTCGACATGGTTCCCTTCTCCACGGTGACGCCGCTGGTTCCCAGCAGGGCCAGTAATGGCTGCCCTCCGCCACCGCCGACCTCCCTGCCACCCGACATGAGTGAGCCAACAGAACCGCTCGGGTTTGGTGGAAGCGAGGGAAGCGGGTTGACTGTGGTTCTGTCTGCAGGTAAAGATTTGTTCGGAGCGGAGCCGTTTGACCCGTTCACCTGCGGCGCGGCCGACTTCCCTCCAGATATCCAGTCGAAGCTCGATGAGATGCAGGTGAGGCCTGGGAGTTCAAAGCAAATAACCAGTTAGTGtcgccagcagggggcgatgTTGCCACTGAATGtgtttcctttctctctttcctgAATTATTAACAGCCGAATGTGTCTCTTGTCTTCTTCCCTCTTTTAGCGGCAGAGATGGTTTGTACCTTTGCTTTGCTCTCTGTGTTGCGACTGcagcatgttttcttctttaccAACATCCTCATCCTCTCTTGTTGGTTGGCTCTCAGCGGCTGCTAGCTTGACTCTGAGTCGCTGTTGACCTGACTGTTAGCTTTTAGCTTGACTTTGCTTTGTTGTTAGCCTGATTCTGATTAGCTGTAAGCTTGACTTTGGTTGACTGTTAGCTTCACTCTGTTTAGCTATTAGCTTTACTCTGGTTAGCCTTTAGCCTTGCTGTCACTGGCTGTTGACATGATTAAAGTTAGCTAACCTGACTGAGTACCTATTAGCTGGACTGGTTAGTTTTTAACTTGACTGTGGCTAGTTATTAGCTTGACTTTGGTTAGATGCTAGTATGATTTGAAGTTGCTGCTAGATTGATTCAGGTTTGCAGTTAGATTGAGTCTGGCTAGCTATTAGCCTGTCTCTGCGTAGATGTTAGCTGGACTCtggttagctgttagcttcagtGTGGCTACCTGTTGGTATGAATAAAGTTagcttttgtctttattctggCTAACTTTTAGCCTGAATCTGAGTAACTGTTAGCTTGACTCAGAGTAGCTGTCAGGTTGATGTAAAATCGCTGTTAGCTTGACTCCATTAGCATTTGTCAAACTGAGCTCATTccattttctgctgcaggtaAGATACTGACTGCTCATAACAGTCTACCATGAAGCATCAAACCATCCGTTGAAAGAGCATGCCTGTCATTTCTCACAGTCAAGTGAAGCATGACTTTGCATGTAGGAGCGGTTTGACTCCAGATGGttgttgtttgttatttttggtcaCTCTGAGCTTCCAGATGACTCCGGTTGTTTAGCTCCTCTATCCGCAGGTTCATCCTCCTGCTTGTTTTCCCACAGGAGGGGTTCAAAATGGGACTGACCATGGAGGGCACCGTCTTCTCTCTGGACCCGCTGGACAGCCGCTGCTGATGCCAACAAAACTTTTAACTTCTTTGTATGGAAAAAGTGCCAATATCCACTCCATGGTTGAGATGTCACAGCCGCCATCTTGGGGTTTATatgcatttgcattttgattggtttttcaatatttcagcGTAAACTTCTGTTAATGTAAAGAGCTATTTTTGTATGAACTGAGAAGATTCTGGAAGGAGACGTTTTGCGTACCTTTGCTGTAAATAGTCTGAGATGTCCAATGGTACACTCTGTGGCAGAGTTTTCATATCTGTGTGAATTCTGTGTTGGTGACACATTCCTGTTTCTATGGAGAACAAAAGCTGACAAACATTAAGTGTTCCATTAACGCCAACCTTCAGCTTTACTGAATGGTTTACCTCACATTATTCCTTTTTATATAGATTATTACTCCAGCCATAACTTTTTAACCCATTGACTCTTCCACTTgttggttgtttctttttctttttttacattttccacttttaatTTCCTCTCTGAACTCTGTAATCATTGTATTTTCCGAGTCCATACggaaatatttctattatttacTTTTGGTTATTTTGCAGTTATTAAAGAAACTCTTTCTGggggaaaaacattttctgtgactttatcaCTGCTTTGGTTTAGATATTTAtggagaattttaaaaactgaaaaaatacaaagattagaatcaaaatagaaataataataattatacaaTTATACATAGTAGTATATAAtaattatatgtttattttaatgaatgtaaatgataaatattagTTCATATCACACTATGTaataaaattagttattttttatttttagctgaaatattttccacattaaaaatttttaaaagccaCTTATATCTTTCCGCTTTTATTGCCAGTTTTGGCAAGGTCTAACCCccataggatttttttttctaaatataattaaaaacaaatcttaaggtttctttgtttttaattaaaggaTGTGCAAATATTTAGATTATACTTAAAAAGTTATAACTTTT
Encoded here:
- the gulp1a gene encoding PTB domain-containing engulfment adapter protein 1 isoform X1, producing the protein MSEAQAGVLSISGPQQQWRIVSTMNRAFNRKKDKSWMHTPEALAKHYIPYNAKFLGNTEVEAPKGTEVVKDAVRKLKFQRHIKKSEGQKIPKVELQISIYGVKILDPKTKDVQHNCQLHRISFCADDKTDKRIFTFICKDSESNKHLCYVFDSEKCVRAFSFLFPNPGGCATFQVNRVFQAEEITLTIGQAFDLAYKKFLESGGKDVETRKQIGGLQKRIQELETENTELKKQLQELEEQLMIAHVPPPPDAAGESFLLHRPSSLFWFHSVSSLSCLEISSVTLTPMSSPDSSVSAGILTPPPAKHAPPLPPPLPPKAGEACSIPRPRAGSVSVKLQSTDVFDMVPFSTVTPLVPSRASNGCPPPPPTSLPPDMSKDLFGAEPFDPFTCGAADFPPDIQSKLDEMQEGFKMGLTMEGTVFSLDPLDSRC
- the gulp1a gene encoding PTB domain-containing engulfment adapter protein 1 isoform X5, whose product is MSEAQAGVLSISGPQQQWRIVSTMNRAFNRKKDKSWMHTPEALAKHYIPYNAKFLGNTEVEAPKGTEVVKDAVRKLKFQRHIKKSEGQKIPKVELQISIYGVKILDPKTKDVQHNCQLHRISFCADDKTDKRIFTFICKDSESNKHLCYVFDSEKCVRAFSFLFPNPGGCATFQVNRVFQAEEITLTIGQAFDLAYKKFLESGGKDVETRKQIGGLQKRIQELETENTELKKQLQELEEQLMIAHVPPAGSVSVKLQSTDVFDMVPFSTVTPLVPSRASNGCPPPPPTSLPPDMSKDLFGAEPFDPFTCGAADFPPDIQSKLDEMQEGFKMGLTMEGTVFSLDPLDSRC
- the gulp1a gene encoding PTB domain-containing engulfment adapter protein 1 isoform X4, with translation MSEAQAGVLSISGPQQQWRIVSTMNRAFNRKKDKSWMHTPEALAKHYIPYNAKFLGNTEVEAPKGTEVVKDAVRKLKFQRHIKKSEGQKIPKVELQISIYGVKILDPKTKDVQHNCQLHRISFCADDKTDKRIFTFICKDSESNKHLCYVFDSEKCAEEITLTIGQAFDLAYKKFLESGGKDVETRKQIGGLQKRIQELETENTELKKQLQELEEQLMIAHVPPPPDAAGESFLLHRPSSLFWFHSVSSLSCLEISSVTLTPMSSPDSSVSAGILTPPPAKHAPPLPPPLPPKAGEACSIPRPRAGSVSVKLQSTDVFDMVPFSTVTPLVPSRASNGCPPPPPTSLPPDMSKDLFGAEPFDPFTCGAADFPPDIQSKLDEMQEGFKMGLTMEGTVFSLDPLDSRC
- the gulp1a gene encoding PTB domain-containing engulfment adapter protein 1 isoform X6: MSEAQAGVLSISGPQQQWRIVSTMNRAFNRKKDKSWMHTPEALAKHYIPYNAKFLGNTEVEAPKGTEVVKDAVRKLKFQRHIKKSEGQKIPKVELQISIYGVKILDPKTKDVQHNCQLHRISFCADDKTDKRIFTFICKDSESNKHLCYVFDSEKCAEEITLTIGQAFDLAYKKFLESGGKDVETRKQIGGLQKRIQELETENTELKKQLQELEEQLMIAHVPPAGSVSVKLQSTDVFDMVPFSTVTPLVPSRASNGCPPPPPTSLPPDMSKDLFGAEPFDPFTCGAADFPPDIQSKLDEMQEGFKMGLTMEGTVFSLDPLDSRC
- the gulp1a gene encoding PTB domain-containing engulfment adapter protein 1 isoform X3, with the translated sequence MNRAFNRKKDKSWMHTPEALAKHYIPYNAKFLGNTEVEAPKGTEVVKDAVRKLKFQRHIKKSEGQKIPKVELQISIYGVKILDPKTKDVQHNCQLHRISFCADDKTDKRIFTFICKDSESNKHLCYVFDSEKCVRAFSFLFPNPGGCATFQVNRVFQAEEITLTIGQAFDLAYKKFLESGGKDVETRKQIGGLQKRIQELETENTELKKQLQELEEQLMIAHVPPPPDAAGESFLLHRPSSLFWFHSVSSLSCLEISSVTLTPMSSPDSSVSAGILTPPPAKHAPPLPPPLPPKAGEACSIPRPRAGSVSVKLQSTDVFDMVPFSTVTPLVPSRASNGCPPPPPTSLPPDMSKDLFGAEPFDPFTCGAADFPPDIQSKLDEMQEGFKMGLTMEGTVFSLDPLDSRC
- the gulp1a gene encoding PTB domain-containing engulfment adapter protein 1 isoform X7 is translated as MSEAQAGVLSISGPQQQWRIVSTMNRAFNRKKDKSWMHTPEALAKHYIPYNAKFLGNTEVEAPKGTEVVKDAVRKLKFQRHIKKSEGQKIPKVELQISIYGVKILDPKTKDVQHNCQLHRISFCADDKTDKRIFTFICKDSESNKHLCYVFDSEKCAEEITLTIGQAFDLAYKKFLESGGKDVETRKQIGGLQKRIQELETENTELKKQLQELEEQLMIAHVPPAGSVSVKLQSTDVFDMVPFSTVTPLVPSRASNGCPPPPPTSLPPDMSKDLFGAEPFDPFTCGAADFPPDIQSKLDEMQRQRWRGSKWD
- the gulp1a gene encoding PTB domain-containing engulfment adapter protein 1 isoform X2 — protein: MSEAQAGVLSISGPQQQWRIVSTMNRAFNRKKDKSWMHTPEALAKHYIPYNAKFLGNTEVEAPKGTEVVKDAVRKLKFQRHIKKSEGQKIPKVELQISIYGVKILDPKTKDVQHNCQLHRISFCADDKTDKRIFTFICKDSESNKHLCYVFDSEKCVRAFSFLFPNPGGCATFQVNRVFQAEEITLTIGQAFDLAYKKFLESGGKDVETRKQIGGLQKRIQELETENTELKKQLQELEEQLMIAHVPPPPDAAGESFLLHRPSSLFWFHSVSSLSCLEISSVTLTPMSSPDSSVSAGILTPPPAKHAPPLPPPLPPKAGEACSIPRPRAGSVSVKLQSTDVFDMVPFSTVTPLVPSRASNGCPPPPPTSLPPDMSKDLFGAEPFDPFTCGAADFPPDIQSKLDEMQRQRWRGSKWD
- the gulp1a gene encoding PTB domain-containing engulfment adapter protein 1 isoform X8, producing MNRAFNRKKDKSWMHTPEALAKHYIPYNAKFLGNTEVEAPKGTEVVKDAVRKLKFQRHIKKSEGQKIPKVELQISIYGVKILDPKTKDVQHNCQLHRISFCADDKTDKRIFTFICKDSESNKHLCYVFDSEKCAEEITLTIGQAFDLAYKKFLESGGKDVETRKQIGGLQKRIQELETENTELKKQLQELEEQLMIAHVPPAGSVSVKLQSTDVFDMVPFSTVTPLVPSRASNGCPPPPPTSLPPDMSKDLFGAEPFDPFTCGAADFPPDIQSKLDEMQEGFKMGLTMEGTVFSLDPLDSRC